AAATCTTTTTGCTTCTGATTTCATAACACTTAAAGAGTATTCAAAAATGCTCTATGAAAATCCAAGGGGTATTAGTTGCAAAAAATGCCATGGTAGCGATGGAAGCGAACAAATTCTAGGTTTTTATATGAAAAATGGAGTTAAAACAGCCTATAAAGTTCCAAGCATTCAAAATCTTAGTTTTGAAGAATTTCGAACTTCTCTTAATCAAAGCAAAGATGCAAAATCAATCATGCCAAATTATTCATTAACCAATGATGAAATTATAACCTTATATAATTACATCAAGCAATCTAAAAAGGAGCAAAAATGACAAACAAAAAAGCTTTTAAAACAGCTTGCAATCTTATAGCAGGAGGTGTAAATTCTCCTGTGCGTGCTTTTGCAAATGTACAAAGCGAACCGAGATTTATATCTCATGGTAAGGGAGCTTATATTTTTGATATAGAAGGAAATGGCTATATTGATTATGTGCAAAGTTGGGGACCTTTGCTTTTTGGGCATTGTGATAAAGATATCTTAAAAGCTTGCAATGAAGCCTTAAAAAAGGGCTCAAGTTTTGGTGCACCGACTTTACTAGAAACACAACTAGCCGAGCTTGTTTTAGAAGACTTTCCGCATTTAGATAAAATTCGCTTTGTAAGCAGTGGTACAGAAGCGACTATGAGTGCCATACGCCTTGCTCGCGGCTTTACTAAAAAAGATAAAATTCTAAAATTTGAAGGTTGCTACCATGGGCATTCAGATTCTTTACTTGTAAGTGCTGGAAGTGGCGCTGCTACTTTTAATTCACCGAGCTCTTTAGGGGTTTTAGCAGATGTAGCAAAGCATACCCTAGTAGCAACTTATAATGATATAGAAAGCGTAAAAGAGCTTTTTGAGAAAAATAAAGACATTGCTTGTGTTATTATTGAGCCTATTGCAGGAAATATGGGATTAGTTCCTGGCAAGCAAGATTTCTTAGAAGAACTTGCCAAAATTTGTAAAGAAAACGATACCTTGCTTATCTTTGATGAAGTGATGAGTGGATACAGAGCTTCATATCTTGGCTCTTATGGTATTAATCATATACAAGCAGATATCGTTACTTTTGGCAAGGTTATAGGCGGGGGTTTACCTGCGGCAGCTTTTGCGGCTAGAGCAGAAATCATGGATATTTTAAGTCCATTAGGAGGAGTTTATCAAGCAGGAACACTCAGTGGAAATCCTTTGGCAATGGCCGCAGGAATTGCTAGTTTATCTAAAGCCAAAAAGAAAAAAGATCTTTATACTAAACTTGGAAAATTAGCCAAAAGGCTTACTAAGGGAATGAAAGAGCTTGCAAATGAAAGAGGTATTGCTTTACAAACTTGCTATATAGGCTCTATGTTTGGATATTTTTTCACACAAGATCCAGTATATAATTATAAAGATGCTTTAAAATCTGATCTTAAACTCTTTTCTAAATTTCATCAAAATATGCTTAAAAATGGAATTTATCTAGCTCCTTCTCAATTTGAAACAGGATTTATCTGTGCTAAAATGAATAAAGAGCATATCGATAAAACCCTACAAAGTACATATGAAAGCTTTAAAAAACTATGAGTAAAAATTCTAATCATACTTTCTCAAATAAAAGACAAAAAATCATTCGCAAGACTATAGAAGCCGCAGATGGACTTAGTCTTGGAATTTCTATGGTGGTTGCTATTTTAATCGGGATTGGCGTGGGGTATTTATTAAAAAAATTTACACCCTACCCTTGGCTTTTTTGGCTGGGTGTATTTTGGGGTGTTGCAGCAGCAATACTTAATGTTTATAAAGCTTATAAATCACAAGTTAAAAGCTATGGAGAATTCGAACAAAGAGATG
The window above is part of the Campylobacter coli genome. Proteins encoded here:
- the hemL gene encoding glutamate-1-semialdehyde 2,1-aminomutase gives rise to the protein MTNKKAFKTACNLIAGGVNSPVRAFANVQSEPRFISHGKGAYIFDIEGNGYIDYVQSWGPLLFGHCDKDILKACNEALKKGSSFGAPTLLETQLAELVLEDFPHLDKIRFVSSGTEATMSAIRLARGFTKKDKILKFEGCYHGHSDSLLVSAGSGAATFNSPSSLGVLADVAKHTLVATYNDIESVKELFEKNKDIACVIIEPIAGNMGLVPGKQDFLEELAKICKENDTLLIFDEVMSGYRASYLGSYGINHIQADIVTFGKVIGGGLPAAAFAARAEIMDILSPLGGVYQAGTLSGNPLAMAAGIASLSKAKKKKDLYTKLGKLAKRLTKGMKELANERGIALQTCYIGSMFGYFFTQDPVYNYKDALKSDLKLFSKFHQNMLKNGIYLAPSQFETGFICAKMNKEHIDKTLQSTYESFKKL
- a CDS encoding AtpZ/AtpI family protein, yielding MSKNSNHTFSNKRQKIIRKTIEAADGLSLGISMVVAILIGIGVGYLLKKFTPYPWLFWLGVFWGVAAAILNVYKAYKSQVKSYGEFEQRDEFIKEKIRQKEQDNGK